A genome region from Pristis pectinata isolate sPriPec2 chromosome 40, sPriPec2.1.pri, whole genome shotgun sequence includes the following:
- the LOC127587421 gene encoding LOW QUALITY PROTEIN: high affinity nerve growth factor receptor-like (The sequence of the model RefSeq protein was modified relative to this genomic sequence to represent the inferred CDS: inserted 1 base in 1 codon; deleted 8 bases in 6 codons), protein MDSPPFPRTLVWILLLAQFPRRMVAVCPTHCKCSTSLLQCSGVAGGEDFPFLNQDERANVTEMYIEGWAGLKHLTAAELEHYTKLRNLTITNSGLVDIDENAFIHSPQLQYINLSSNALTSLSWRPFQSLSLMELVLLGNPLICSCRIWWLHLWQEKGQAALANQSLNCQHNGSTTQLEALRLVNCALAEATISMENRTVKAGENLTLLCQASGTPPPSVHWLLEQVKSRYSLQMDAARPQEAVLTLIDINPEENANNLSCRVENLVGAVEVSLTLSVLYKPEILSLSDAVNHHNWCFPFVMRGNPRPTTRWFHDSLELPDNLISWTAIYEESPNEIHGCRELASPTHCNNGNYTLLAQNPLGTDRRTAQGHFMDGPMDICLTEPTTPVARESSTSRNVTAKDKEPSFGVWVPGGLAVLTSLILMLILGVIHRYRASSKLQHSREAKMLGGEEDTGVSLHFLNLGISASPMPSGQQEMPKSHTIEKPAVLLGVSILPEGSWLWFVGLTLEWEFSPVPAVHHIKRRDITLKWELGEGAFGKVFLAEWEKHGNEEEHMLVAVKALKEVTESARTDFQREAELLTFLQHEHIVSFYGVCLQGEPLLMVFEYMRRGDLNRFLRCQGPDAPMLVSGGEQSFGQLKTPSSLHIAQQIASGMVYLASLHFVHRDLATRNCLVGXGMVVKIGDFGMSRDIYSTDYYRVGGRTMLPIRWMPPESIMYRKFTAESDIWSFGVVLWEIFTYGKQPWYQLSNTEAIECITQGRKLECPRNCPREVYAIMQGCWPRDPQQRLTIKEIHSRLQRLVKSPPVYLDVLQ, encoded by the exons GTATATCGAGGGTTGGGCTGGACTGAAACATCTGACTGCAGCTGAGCTGGAGCACTACACCAAACTCAGGAACCT AACAATCACTAACTCTGGGCTGGTGGACATAGATGAGAACGCCTTCATCCACAGCCCCCAGCTTCAGTACAT AAACCTGTCGTCGAACGCACTCACCTCCCTGTCCTGGAGACCCTTCCAGTCCCTCAGCCTCATGGAGCT GGTACTGCTGGGGAACCCCCTGATCTGTTCCTGCCGGATCTGGTGGCTCCACCTGTGGCAGGAGAAAGGACAGGCGGCACTGGCCAATCAGAGCCTGAACTGCCAGCACAACGGTAGCACCACGCAGCTGGAGGCACTGCGGCTGGTTAACTGCG CTCTGGCGGAGGCCACGATCAGCATGGAGAACCGAACCGTGAAGGCGGGAGAGAACCTCACCCTCCTGTGTCAGGCCTCAGGgaccccccctccctccgtccacTGGCTCCTCGAGCAGGTCAAATCCCGCTACTCCCtgcag ATGGATGCCGCTCGACCGCAGGAGGCAGTGCTCACCCTGATTGACATCAACCCTGAGGAGAACGCCAACAACCTGAGCTGTCGGGTGGAGAACCTGGTGGGGGCCGTCGAggtctccctcaccctctcagtGCTGT ACAAGCCGGAGATCCTGAGCCTATCCGATGCTGTCAACCACCACAACTGGTGCTTCCCGTTCGTGATGCGGGGAAACCCCCGTCCCACCACCCGCTGGTTCCACGACTCCCTCGAGCTGCCCGACAACCTCATCAGCTGGACCGCCATCTACGAGGAGTCGCCCAACGAGATCCACGGCTGCCGAGAGCTGGCCAGCCCCACCCACTGCAACAATGGCAACTACACCCTGCTGGCACAGAACCCCCTGGGCACCGACCGCAGGACCGCACAGGGACACTTCATGGACGGGCCCATGGACATCTGTCTGACCGAGCCCACCACCCCTG TGGCGAGGGAGAGCTCCACCTCAAGGAACGTGACGGCCAAGGACAAGGAACCTTCCTTCGGG GTGTGGGTCCCAGGGGGACTGGCAGTCTTGACCTCGCTCATCCTGATGCTGATCCTGGGCGTGATTCACCGGTACCGGGCAAGCAGCAAGCTCCAGCACAGCC GAGAGGCGAAGATGCTGGGGGGTGAGGAGGACACGGGGGTGTCACTGCACTTCCTGAACCTGGGCATCAGTGCCAGCCCCATGCCCAGTGGCCAGCAGGAGATGCCCAAGAGCCACACCATCGAGAAACCCGCAGTACTTCTGGGAGTCTCGATCCTTCCTGAAGGATCATGGCTCTG GTTTGTCGGCCTGACTCTGGAATGGGAATTCTCTCCTGTTCCAGCTGTGCACCACATCAAGCGGAGAGACATCACCCTGAAGTGGGAACTTGGGGAGGGAGCCTTCGGGAAGGTGTTCCTAGCGGAGTGGGAGAAACACGGGAACGAGGAGGAACACATGCTGGTCGCTGTCAAG GCTCTGAAGGAGGTGACGGAGAGCGCACGCACCGACTTCCAGCGAGAGGCCGAGCTGCTGACGTTCCTGCAGCACGAACACATCGTCAGCTTCTACGGGGTGTGCCTACAGGGCGAGCCCCTGCTCATGGTCTTCGAGTACATGAGGCGA GGGGACCTCAACCGCTTCCTGCG GTGCCAGGGTCCCGACGCCCCCATGCTGGTGAGCGGCGGTGAGCAGTCCTTTGGACAGCTGAAAACTCCC AGCTCCCTGCACATTGCCCAGCAGATCGCCTCGGGAATGGTCTATCTCGCCTCACTGCACTTCGTCCACCGCGACCTTGCCACCCGCAACTGTCTGGTCG GAGGCATGGTGGTGAAGATTGGAGACTTCGGCATGTCCCGGGACATCTACAGCACTGACTACTACAGG GTCGGAGGCCGCACCATGCTGCCCATCCGCTGGATGCCACCGGAGAGCATCATGTACCGCAAGTTCACGGCGGAGAGTGACATCTGGAGCTTCGGTGTGGTGCTGTGGGAGATCTTCACCTATGGCAAGCAGCCCTGGTACCAGCTGTCCAACACCGAG GCGATCGAATGCATCACACAGGGCCGG AAACTGGAGTGCCCGAGGAACTGCCCCCGAGAGGTGTACGCCATCATGCAGGGCTGTTGGCCCAGAGACCCACAG CAGAGGCTGACCATAAAGGAAATCCACAGCCGC CTCCAGCGGCTGGTCAAATCGCCGCCGGTT TACCTCGACGTGCTGCAGTAA